The Neosynechococcus sphagnicola sy1 sequence GACTGAGTAGCTTGCGATCGGCGATCGTTTCCTGGCTCATTGCAACAATCCCTCTTTCGTCGGATTTCCTGAATAAGAAACTAGCGACCCGTTGTTCCAATCCTAGTGAAGTGGCTTCCTCAACCAACAACATCAGATCAAAAACCCTGGTTGAAAGGGTCTGAATGGATACCGAGTTTCCGCGAGTTCGGCAAGCCCACGATCGCAACGACGAAATCCTCGAACGCATCTACATCGGTCGCCGCTTCAAAAACGACACGGAGCGGCTGGAGAAGTTGTTTGAACTCTATACCAAAATGACTGCTCAGCCAGCATCCTCCCAAAAGTCTGCTACACGCAAAAGAGACAAATGATGAGCAGTGC is a genomic window containing:
- a CDS encoding type IIL restriction-modification enzyme MmeI — its product is MDTEFPRVRQAHDRNDEILERIYIGRRFKNDTERLEKLFELYTKMTAQPASSQKSATRKRDK